One window of the Clostridium sp. MB40-C1 genome contains the following:
- the pflA gene encoding pyruvate formate-lyase-activating protein translates to MINGRIHSFESMGLVDGPGIRNVIFFQGCPLRCMFCHNPDTWDFNIGTEISSKDLINKIMKFKPYFRNNGGVTFSGGEPLMQPEFLLEMLKLCKENNIHTAIDTSGYGIGNYDELLKYTDLVLLDIKHVNNEDFKNLTGVTIDKLKEFIEAINLSYTKVWIRHVVVPGITDSESHIEELKHFIKTIKNVEKVELLPYHTLGVEKYKILNKEYKLSHVKPMDKFLCKALEKKLQ, encoded by the coding sequence ATGATAAATGGTAGAATTCATTCTTTTGAAAGTATGGGGCTTGTGGATGGACCTGGCATTAGAAATGTAATCTTTTTTCAAGGATGTCCTCTTAGATGTATGTTTTGTCATAATCCTGACACTTGGGATTTCAATATTGGAACTGAAATTTCTAGTAAAGACCTAATAAACAAAATAATGAAATTCAAACCTTACTTTAGAAACAATGGAGGAGTTACATTTTCTGGTGGAGAACCTTTGATGCAGCCTGAATTTCTCCTTGAAATGTTGAAGCTATGTAAAGAAAATAATATCCATACAGCCATAGATACTTCTGGGTACGGAATAGGAAATTATGATGAACTACTGAAATATACAGACTTAGTACTCTTAGATATAAAGCATGTAAACAATGAAGATTTTAAAAACCTTACAGGAGTAACCATAGACAAACTTAAAGAATTTATAGAGGCTATTAATTTATCTTATACTAAAGTTTGGATAAGACATGTTGTAGTTCCTGGAATTACAGACTCTGAATCTCATATAGAAGAATTAAAACACTTTATAAAAACAATAAAAAATGTGGAAAAAGTAGAATTGCTCCCTTATCATACTTTAGGAGTAGAAAAATACAAAATTTTAAACAAGGAATATAAATTAAGTCATGTAAAACCTATGGATAAATTCTTATGTAAAGCTCTCGAGAAAAAACTCCAATAA
- a CDS encoding ATP-binding protein yields MRKIPYGISNFERLIEENYIYVDKTKYIEILEQFPPYQFFIRPRRFGKSLFTSMLEKYYDINKKDKFESLFGNLYIGKNPTQERNTYLVFKISFAGIDTTQSKEKLIESFDFKVLSSLREFLDKYGEMLNEYELPEHIDSAEKALEYIRRITKKNNKKIIVLIDEYDNFANDIMNANKDLYYNLIAGEGYVRTFYKALKEGTVDSISRIFMTGVSPIMLDDLTSGFNITDNLTMNPRLNGALGFTEEEVICMLKEFKVEEFMDIDKVIADMRKYYNGYLFSRNGRNKIYNSDMALYFIKYLVSNYEYPHEMIDNNVKTDYGRVNKIALNFKDEKTVEEIMREEALVSRIVDRFNLETMFNNKENFISLLYYLGMLTIKKSLGYEVELGIPNQVIREIFWEQFLEKLRVNIEIDNRKIMDSISKMQRQGKIEDFIECVKDILEKLSNRDLQNFDEKYIKVIMMTLLNMNKMYVIDSEREVEKGYIDIFLTKAVQYKEYVDYEWIIELKYIRESDRKKLQETKEQALEQLKGYDESYQIEKGLGKEKVRKIVVIVIGKKDVYFEKL; encoded by the coding sequence ATGAGAAAAATACCTTATGGCATATCCAATTTTGAAAGGCTTATAGAAGAAAACTATATTTATGTAGATAAGACAAAATATATAGAAATACTAGAACAATTTCCACCATATCAGTTTTTTATACGACCAAGAAGGTTTGGAAAAAGTCTTTTTACATCAATGTTAGAAAAATATTATGATATAAATAAAAAAGATAAATTTGAATCACTTTTTGGAAATCTTTATATAGGAAAAAATCCTACACAGGAAAGGAATACTTATCTAGTATTTAAAATAAGTTTTGCAGGGATAGATACAACTCAGAGCAAAGAAAAATTAATAGAAAGTTTTGATTTTAAGGTTTTATCAAGTTTAAGGGAATTTTTAGACAAATATGGTGAAATGCTTAATGAATATGAATTGCCGGAACATATTGACAGTGCTGAAAAGGCTTTGGAATATATAAGGAGAATAACTAAAAAAAATAATAAAAAAATAATAGTATTGATAGATGAATATGATAACTTTGCTAATGATATTATGAATGCAAATAAAGATTTATATTACAATTTAATAGCTGGTGAAGGGTATGTTAGAACCTTTTATAAGGCCCTTAAAGAAGGCACAGTTGATAGTATTTCAAGAATTTTCATGACAGGGGTTAGTCCAATAATGCTAGATGACTTAACCAGTGGATTTAATATAACAGATAACTTGACTATGAATCCAAGATTAAATGGAGCATTAGGTTTTACTGAAGAAGAAGTTATATGTATGCTAAAAGAATTTAAGGTTGAAGAATTTATGGATATAGATAAAGTTATAGCTGATATGAGAAAATATTATAATGGATATCTTTTTAGTAGAAATGGAAGAAATAAAATTTATAATTCAGATATGGCGTTATATTTTATAAAATATTTGGTTAGCAATTATGAATATCCTCATGAAATGATTGATAACAATGTAAAAACTGATTACGGAAGAGTTAATAAAATAGCATTAAATTTCAAAGATGAAAAAACAGTAGAAGAAATAATGAGGGAAGAAGCTTTAGTGTCAAGAATAGTAGATAGGTTCAATCTGGAAACTATGTTCAATAATAAGGAGAATTTTATCTCTCTTTTATATTATTTAGGAATGCTTACAATAAAGAAATCCTTAGGATATGAAGTAGAACTAGGAATTCCAAACCAAGTTATAAGGGAAATATTTTGGGAACAATTCTTGGAAAAATTAAGAGTTAATATAGAAATAGATAATAGAAAGATAATGGACAGCATATCTAAAATGCAAAGACAAGGGAAAATTGAGGATTTTATAGAATGTGTTAAAGATATACTTGAGAAATTATCTAATAGAGATCTTCAAAACTTTGATGAAAAATATATTAAGGTTATAATGATGACACTTTTGAATATGAATAAAATGTATGTAATAGACAGCGAAAGAGAAGTAGAGAAGGGTTATATAGATATTTTTCTTACAAAGGCAGTTCAGTATAAGGAATATGTAGATTATGAATGGATAATAGAACTTAAATATATAAGAGAAAGTGATAGAAAAAAACTTCAAGAAACAAAGGAACAGGCACTAGAGCAGCTAAAAGGCTATGATGAAAGCTATCAAATAGAAAAAGGACTTGGAAAAGAAAAGGTTAGAAAAATAGTGGTTATTGTTATAGGTAAGAAGGATGTTTATTTTGAGAAGCTATAG
- a CDS encoding TetR/AcrR family transcriptional regulator encodes MARNKYPEETVNRILEVSLKLFMEKGYEHTSIQNIIDELGGLTKGAIYHHFKSKEDILLAVAEDIYKETDIRLSAIRDDKRLNGLQRLQKMFHSSLESPSQYEMFSVAPNLLKNPQILAIQLQGIIDETVPFYILPVIEQGIADGSIQTDYPKELSEVLMLLTNMWLNPMIFAVSSTEMLNKCRFFQKILLSLGLDLIDDRMLELFDQYTKLYEEKKNK; translated from the coding sequence GTGGCAAGAAATAAATATCCAGAGGAAACTGTAAACAGAATCTTAGAGGTATCTCTGAAGCTGTTCATGGAAAAAGGCTATGAACACACCTCTATTCAGAATATTATCGATGAATTAGGCGGACTAACAAAGGGCGCTATCTATCATCATTTCAAGTCTAAAGAAGATATTTTGTTAGCTGTTGCGGAAGATATTTACAAAGAAACAGACATACGCCTATCTGCTATTCGTGATGATAAAAGATTGAATGGCTTACAGAGATTGCAGAAAATGTTCCATTCTTCTTTGGAAAGTCCATCACAGTATGAAATGTTTTCTGTTGCACCAAATCTTCTAAAAAACCCACAAATTCTAGCTATTCAATTACAAGGTATCATTGATGAAACAGTACCATTTTATATTCTACCTGTTATTGAACAAGGTATTGCAGACGGCTCCATTCAAACAGATTACCCCAAGGAGCTTTCAGAGGTTTTAATGTTACTTACCAACATGTGGCTAAATCCTATGATTTTTGCAGTTTCTTCAACCGAAATGCTGAACAAGTGCCGGTTTTTTCAAAAAATCCTACTGAGCTTGGGGCTTGATTTAATTGATGACCGAATGCTAGAACTCTTTGACCAATACACCAAGCTGTATGAAGAGAAAAAGAATAAATAG
- a CDS encoding MFS transporter, which translates to MEKKTTLFQRNFTLVVLGQIISLFGNSILRFALPLYLLRQTGSAALFGIVTACSFLPMIVLSLLGGVLADRVNKRNIMVILDFSTAFLIFVFSVAFGKLPLVPLFITILMMLYGIQGAYQPAVQASIPLLVPVDQLMPANAVINQVNALANLLGPIIGGILFSSLGLSPILLISCLCFTLSAIMEIFIRIPHQREKSGARILTIVREDLTDSLRFIREKKPVLFRVMCLLVLFNLFLSAMLIIGLPVLITKTLGMSDRLFGYSQGALAAGGLAGGILAGVLGNKLDVKKSHFLLLVCAGGVLPMGLTLLFHMPPFISYLIITVMSFLLMVASTMFSVQMLVFVQAQTPTELVGKVISCLLALSMCAQPIGQALYGVLFEHFSTVPWIIVLGASLISCVIALYSKSTFNKLSN; encoded by the coding sequence ATGGAGAAAAAAACAACTCTATTTCAAAGAAATTTCACATTAGTGGTACTAGGTCAAATTATATCCTTATTCGGCAATTCCATACTGCGTTTTGCTCTACCACTTTATTTATTAAGGCAAACAGGTTCAGCAGCTTTATTTGGTATAGTTACAGCCTGCTCTTTTCTACCAATGATTGTACTGTCCCTTTTGGGTGGCGTGCTAGCAGATCGTGTCAATAAACGAAACATCATGGTCATTCTGGACTTTTCCACAGCCTTCTTGATTTTTGTGTTTAGCGTGGCGTTTGGAAAGCTTCCTTTGGTACCACTTTTTATAACAATATTAATGATGCTTTACGGTATACAGGGTGCATATCAGCCAGCAGTACAGGCAAGTATTCCGTTGCTCGTTCCTGTAGATCAGTTGATGCCGGCAAATGCCGTTATTAATCAGGTCAATGCACTGGCAAATCTACTAGGTCCCATTATTGGTGGTATTCTCTTTAGTTCATTGGGACTTTCACCTATTTTGCTTATAAGTTGTCTATGCTTTACTCTGTCTGCTATTATGGAAATTTTTATCCGTATTCCTCACCAGCGTGAAAAATCCGGAGCCAGAATATTGACGATTGTACGTGAAGATTTAACCGATAGCCTACGGTTTATTAGAGAAAAAAAGCCGGTGCTGTTTCGTGTAATGTGTTTGCTGGTGTTATTCAATCTTTTTTTAAGTGCAATGCTAATTATCGGTCTGCCAGTATTGATTACGAAAACCTTAGGGATGAGCGATCGTTTGTTTGGATATTCGCAAGGTGCGCTTGCGGCAGGAGGACTTGCAGGAGGAATTTTAGCTGGAGTTTTGGGAAATAAGCTAGATGTGAAAAAATCTCATTTTTTATTGCTTGTTTGTGCTGGTGGAGTTCTCCCAATGGGACTGACACTGCTATTTCATATGCCACCATTCATCAGCTATCTGATTATTACGGTTATGAGTTTTCTTCTCATGGTAGCATCTACTATGTTTAGCGTACAAATGTTGGTTTTTGTGCAAGCACAGACACCTACTGAACTTGTAGGCAAGGTGATTTCCTGCTTACTGGCTCTTTCCATGTGTGCCCAACCCATTGGTCAGGCACTATATGGCGTTTTGTTTGAACATTTTTCAACTGTGCCTTGGATTATAGTTTTGGGTGCATCCTTAATTTCATGTGTAATTGCCTTATATTCAAAAAGCACATTTAATAAACTTAGTAATTAG
- the pyrE gene encoding orotate phosphoribosyltransferase, which produces MENNINVIEILKEVEALLEGHFLLSSGRHSNRYVQCAKLLQYPDKAEKVLSIVYDKVKNIDFDIVLGPAMGGIVVAYELGRQLGKPAIFTERVDGKMTLRRGFEIKPGQKVLITEDVVTTGKSSLETAEVIKELGGEVVGLCCIVDRKSSNIEYPIYSAIELEIESFDKEECPLCKQGIPYVKPGSRKIK; this is translated from the coding sequence ATGGAAAACAATATAAATGTAATAGAAATATTAAAGGAAGTTGAAGCTTTACTTGAGGGACATTTTTTACTATCTTCTGGAAGACACAGTAATAGATATGTTCAATGTGCAAAGCTTTTACAATATCCAGATAAAGCAGAAAAGGTATTAAGTATAGTTTATGATAAAGTTAAAAATATAGATTTTGATATAGTTTTAGGGCCAGCTATGGGAGGCATAGTTGTAGCTTATGAGCTTGGACGCCAATTAGGGAAACCAGCTATATTTACAGAAAGAGTAGATGGAAAAATGACATTAAGAAGGGGATTTGAAATTAAGCCTGGACAAAAGGTACTTATAACAGAAGATGTTGTAACTACAGGTAAATCTTCTTTAGAAACTGCAGAAGTAATAAAAGAACTTGGAGGAGAAGTTGTTGGACTTTGTTGCATAGTTGATAGAAAAAGCAGTAATATAGAATATCCAATATACAGTGCTATAGAACTTGAAATAGAGAGTTTTGATAAGGAAGAATGTCCTCTTTGCAAACAAGGAATTCCATATGTTAAACCAGGAAGTAGAAAGATAAAATAA
- a CDS encoding dihydroorotate dehydrogenase, whose amino-acid sequence MLKVNICGVEFKNPVIAASGTFGFGQEYSQIYDVSKLGGISTKGLTINRKEGNDGLRIYETSSGIMNSVGLQNPGVDNFIKYELPQMTKLDTVILGNLGGGTIEDYLKGIEKLNYTEVDIVELNISCPNVKEGGMAFGIKSKVAYDVVSEVRKMCKKPLMVKLSPNAEDIVDMAYKCCEAGADSISLVNTFKAMAIDINKRKPVFNNVTAGLSGPAIKPIALRMVYEVCKNVNVPVVGMGGICTAQDAIEFIMVGAHAVQIGSANFVKPDICLDIISGIEDFMKKEGIKDLSDIRGIIK is encoded by the coding sequence ATGCTTAAGGTAAATATATGTGGTGTAGAATTTAAGAACCCTGTAATTGCAGCTTCTGGAACATTTGGTTTTGGCCAAGAGTATTCACAGATATATGATGTATCAAAACTAGGAGGAATTTCCACTAAGGGACTGACCATAAACAGAAAAGAAGGAAATGATGGACTTAGAATATACGAAACTAGTAGTGGAATTATGAATAGTGTAGGGCTTCAAAATCCAGGAGTAGATAATTTTATAAAATATGAATTACCCCAAATGACTAAATTAGATACAGTTATACTTGGAAATTTAGGGGGAGGGACTATAGAGGATTATCTAAAAGGTATAGAAAAGTTAAATTATACAGAAGTAGATATTGTTGAACTAAATATATCTTGTCCAAATGTTAAAGAAGGTGGAATGGCATTTGGAATAAAATCTAAAGTAGCCTATGATGTAGTTTCAGAAGTTAGGAAGATGTGTAAAAAGCCTTTGATGGTTAAGTTATCACCTAATGCTGAGGATATAGTGGATATGGCTTATAAGTGCTGTGAAGCTGGGGCAGATTCTATATCTTTGGTAAATACGTTTAAAGCCATGGCAATAGACATTAATAAGAGAAAACCTGTGTTTAATAATGTAACTGCAGGACTTTCAGGACCAGCTATAAAACCAATAGCTTTAAGAATGGTTTATGAAGTTTGCAAAAATGTTAATGTTCCAGTAGTGGGAATGGGCGGAATTTGTACAGCACAAGATGCTATTGAGTTTATCATGGTAGGAGCCCATGCAGTTCAGATAGGGAGTGCAAATTTTGTAAAGCCAGATATATGTTTAGATATAATAAGTGGAATAGAAGACTTTATGAAAAAAGAAGGAATTAAAGATTTAAGTGATATAAGAGGAATTATTAAATAG
- a CDS encoding dihydroorotate dehydrogenase electron transfer subunit codes for MICSEELVIENREISTGIFKLKVKGKFEAKPGQFYMLKCWEDGPFLPRPISVHDVDEDSITFLYSMVGKGTKLFSKLNINDKIQVMGPLGNGFDLDKIKGKVAIVSGGIGIAPLKYLARKIKDSKIDLYCGFRKDTYSIKEFEEYVEDTKLATEDGSTGHKGYVTDLLNPEQYDVVVCCGPEIMMEKVTRMCLEKDVQVFVSMENRMACGIGACLVCTCKTKEGNKRTCKDGPVFDGKDLVLDA; via the coding sequence ATGATATGTTCGGAAGAATTAGTTATAGAGAATAGAGAAATATCTACAGGGATATTTAAACTTAAAGTAAAGGGGAAGTTCGAAGCAAAGCCAGGACAGTTTTATATGCTGAAGTGTTGGGAGGATGGACCTTTCTTACCTAGACCAATTAGTGTACATGATGTAGATGAAGATAGCATAACTTTCTTATATAGTATGGTTGGAAAAGGAACAAAACTTTTTAGTAAGTTGAATATAAATGACAAAATTCAAGTAATGGGTCCACTTGGAAATGGATTTGATTTAGATAAGATAAAAGGCAAAGTTGCAATAGTTTCAGGTGGAATAGGGATTGCACCACTAAAGTATCTTGCAAGAAAAATAAAAGATTCAAAAATAGATTTATACTGTGGATTTAGAAAAGATACTTATTCAATAAAAGAATTTGAAGAGTATGTAGAAGATACAAAATTGGCAACAGAGGATGGAAGTACAGGACATAAAGGATATGTAACGGATTTACTAAATCCAGAGCAATATGATGTAGTAGTATGTTGTGGGCCAGAAATAATGATGGAAAAAGTCACTCGTATGTGTTTAGAGAAAGATGTTCAAGTTTTTGTATCCATGGAAAACAGAATGGCTTGTGGTATAGGAGCTTGTTTAGTATGTACTTGCAAGACTAAAGAAGGAAACAAAAGGACATGTAAAGATGGACCAGTTTTTGATGGAAAGGATTTGGTTTTAGATGCTTAA
- the pyrF gene encoding orotidine-5'-phosphate decarboxylase: MIIDKLYESVSKKGNVCVGLDTDYTYIPKNFAKQFENIEDAIFNFNKEIIDATKEDTACYKVQIAYYEAYGIKGLIAYEKTLKYIKEVGCISIADVKRGDISKTAEMYAKAHFEGDFEADFITINPYMGMDSIEPYMDYVKNKEKGLFVLLRTSNKGAKDFEYIDTKEDKKVYDVVGEKLQKLGEECLGSCGYSSVGAVVGCTSAEDGLRIREKYDNTFFLIPGFGAQGGGAEEAGVYLKNGNGGVVNSSRGILLAYKKYEDGEENFAECAKKEVVKMREALSK, translated from the coding sequence ATGATAATAGATAAGTTATATGAAAGTGTAAGTAAAAAAGGAAATGTTTGTGTAGGGTTGGATACAGACTATACGTACATTCCTAAAAATTTTGCTAAACAATTTGAGAATATAGAGGATGCTATATTTAACTTTAATAAAGAAATAATAGATGCTACTAAAGAAGATACAGCTTGTTATAAGGTGCAAATAGCATATTATGAAGCTTACGGAATAAAAGGACTTATAGCATATGAAAAAACACTAAAGTATATAAAAGAAGTTGGATGTATATCAATAGCAGACGTAAAAAGAGGAGATATTTCTAAGACAGCAGAAATGTACGCAAAAGCTCATTTTGAAGGAGATTTTGAAGCAGATTTTATAACTATAAATCCATATATGGGTATGGATAGCATAGAACCATATATGGACTATGTAAAGAATAAAGAAAAAGGATTATTCGTTCTTCTTAGAACATCAAATAAGGGAGCTAAAGACTTTGAGTATATAGACACTAAAGAAGATAAGAAAGTTTATGATGTTGTCGGTGAAAAACTACAAAAACTAGGTGAAGAATGTCTAGGAAGTTGTGGATACAGTTCAGTAGGGGCAGTAGTGGGATGTACTTCAGCAGAAGATGGACTAAGGATAAGAGAAAAATATGACAATACATTCTTCTTAATACCTGGATTTGGAGCTCAAGGTGGAGGAGCAGAGGAAGCAGGAGTTTATTTAAAAAATGGTAACGGTGGAGTTGTAAATTCTTCAAGAGGAATTCTTCTAGCATATAAAAAATACGAAGATGGAGAAGAAAATTTTGCTGAGTGTGCAAAAAAAGAAGTTGTAAAAATGAGAGAAGCACTTTCTAAGTAA
- a CDS encoding dihydroorotase: MGLLIKNVRMIDFGQDFHGDIYIYKGKIFEIGKYLSKDCEVIDGEGKVLMPAFVDLHAHFREPGFTYKEDISTGSKAAVKGGYTTVNLMANTNPVCSSMEIFNYVTKRANEVGLVDAHQVVSITRNLEGEDISHLESLSNKVRFISDDGKGVENNKVMLDAMVKAKEKNIRIISHAESPEMSSIDMRMAENMMTWRDISLAKFTGCSLHMAHVSTEEAIRDVIRAKKEGYDITCEVTPHHIALTDEVKYKVNPPIRNKKDVNSLIKAMKDGYVDAIATDHAPHSEKDKKNGSPGISGIETSFSVCYTKLVKEEEMTLNKLSWLMSKRPAEIMGLKKGQLTIGYDADLVLIDLDKEYKINSQNFASKGKNTPFDGMKVFGEILMTLKDGRMVYKKGE; the protein is encoded by the coding sequence ATGGGACTTCTAATTAAAAATGTTAGAATGATAGATTTTGGACAAGATTTTCATGGGGATATATATATATATAAAGGCAAAATTTTTGAAATAGGTAAGTATTTATCTAAAGATTGTGAAGTAATAGATGGAGAAGGAAAAGTACTTATGCCAGCATTTGTAGACCTTCATGCCCATTTTAGAGAACCTGGATTTACGTATAAAGAAGATATTTCAACAGGAAGCAAAGCAGCAGTTAAAGGTGGATATACTACAGTGAATTTAATGGCAAATACAAATCCTGTATGCTCAAGTATGGAAATTTTTAATTATGTAACAAAAAGAGCTAATGAGGTTGGACTTGTAGATGCACACCAGGTAGTATCTATAACGAGAAATTTAGAGGGGGAAGATATAAGCCATTTAGAATCTTTGAGTAATAAAGTAAGGTTTATTTCTGATGATGGAAAAGGAGTAGAGAATAATAAAGTTATGTTAGATGCCATGGTAAAGGCAAAAGAAAAAAACATAAGAATTATATCCCATGCTGAAAGTCCAGAAATGAGCAGTATAGATATGCGAATGGCTGAAAATATGATGACTTGGAGAGATATTTCTCTTGCCAAATTTACTGGATGTAGTCTGCATATGGCTCATGTAAGTACTGAAGAAGCTATAAGGGATGTTATAAGAGCTAAAAAAGAAGGATATGATATAACATGTGAAGTTACACCTCATCATATAGCTTTAACAGATGAAGTTAAATATAAAGTAAATCCTCCTATTAGAAATAAAAAAGACGTAAATTCCTTAATAAAAGCTATGAAGGATGGATATGTAGATGCTATAGCTACAGATCATGCACCACATAGTGAGAAAGACAAGAAAAATGGTTCACCAGGAATATCTGGAATAGAAACATCTTTTTCAGTATGTTATACAAAACTTGTTAAAGAAGAAGAAATGACTTTAAATAAATTATCCTGGTTGATGTCTAAAAGACCAGCAGAGATTATGGGACTTAAAAAAGGACAATTAACTATAGGATATGATGCGGATCTAGTATTAATAGATTTAGATAAAGAATATAAAATAAATTCACAAAATTTTGCATCAAAAGGTAAGAATACTCCCTTTGATGGTATGAAAGTCTTCGGAGAAATTTTAATGACATTAAAAGATGGAAGAATGGTGTATAAGAAAGGGGAATAA
- a CDS encoding aspartate carbamoyltransferase regulatory subunit: protein MLNIDSIKNGIVIDHIKAGEGISIFNYLGLSKAEFPVALIMNTNSGKCGKKDIIKIENHIDIDFTILGLIDPNITINVIQNETIKEKINLSLPEEVENVLECQNPRCITSVEKGIPQQFYLADEENVEYRCKYCDEACGKEIFRY from the coding sequence ATGTTAAATATAGATAGCATAAAAAATGGTATAGTTATAGATCACATTAAGGCAGGAGAAGGGATAAGTATTTTTAATTATTTAGGTTTATCTAAGGCAGAATTTCCTGTAGCTTTAATAATGAATACTAATAGTGGAAAATGTGGTAAGAAAGATATAATAAAAATTGAAAATCATATAGATATAGATTTTACAATATTGGGGCTAATTGATCCTAACATTACAATAAATGTTATACAAAATGAAACGATAAAAGAAAAGATCAATCTAAGTTTACCTGAAGAGGTGGAGAATGTATTAGAATGTCAAAATCCTAGATGTATAACTTCTGTAGAAAAAGGTATTCCACAACAGTTTTATCTTGCAGATGAAGAAAATGTAGAATACAGATGTAAATACTGTGATGAAGCTTGTGGAAAGGAAATTTTCAGGTACTAA
- the pyrB gene encoding aspartate carbamoyltransferase: MLKGRNLIDPMDFSTKELDEIFNLAENIIENPEKYSKVCDGKLLATLFFEPSTRTRLSFEAAMLRLGGRVLGFSDSNSSSATKGESLADTITVVSGYSDIIAMRHPKEGSARVASMNSSVPVINAGDGGHQHPTQTLTDLLTIKSKKGSFSNHTIGICGDLKFGRTVHSLVKALSRYPNNKFILISPEELKLPEYIKKEILIKNNIEFLEVDRLEEIIDKLDILYMTRVQKERFFNEEEYLRLKDSYVLNEEKMKLAKEDMIILHPLPRVNEIAVEVDKDKRACYFQQTKYGMYVRMALIAKLLGVCE; the protein is encoded by the coding sequence ATGTTAAAAGGAAGAAATTTAATTGATCCAATGGATTTTTCTACAAAGGAATTAGACGAGATTTTTAATCTTGCAGAAAATATTATTGAAAACCCAGAAAAATATTCTAAAGTTTGTGATGGCAAACTTCTTGCAACACTTTTCTTTGAACCTAGTACTAGAACAAGACTTAGTTTTGAAGCGGCAATGCTAAGATTAGGAGGAAGGGTATTAGGATTTTCAGATTCAAATTCTAGTTCAGCTACAAAAGGAGAAAGTTTAGCAGATACTATAACAGTAGTTAGCGGATACTCTGATATTATAGCAATGAGACATCCAAAGGAAGGTTCTGCTAGAGTAGCTTCTATGAATTCTAGTGTTCCCGTTATAAATGCAGGAGATGGGGGGCATCAGCACCCAACTCAAACTCTTACAGATTTATTAACAATAAAGAGTAAGAAAGGAAGTTTTTCAAATCATACAATTGGTATTTGTGGAGACTTGAAGTTTGGCAGAACTGTCCATTCTTTAGTTAAGGCATTATCTAGATATCCTAATAATAAATTTATTTTAATATCTCCAGAAGAACTAAAACTCCCTGAATATATAAAAAAGGAAATTCTCATAAAGAATAATATAGAATTTTTAGAAGTAGATAGATTAGAAGAAATAATTGATAAATTAGATATACTTTATATGACAAGAGTACAAAAGGAAAGATTTTTTAATGAAGAAGAATATCTAAGATTAAAAGATAGTTATGTTTTGAATGAAGAAAAAATGAAATTAGCAAAAGAAGATATGATCATTTTACATCCCCTACCAAGAGTTAATGAAATAGCAGTTGAAGTAGATAAAGATAAAAGAGCTTGTTACTTTCAGCAAACTAAATATGGAATGTATGTAAGAATGGCTTTAATAGCAAAACTTTTGGGGGTATGTGAATAA